Proteins encoded in a region of the Flavobacteriales bacterium genome:
- the paaB gene encoding 1,2-phenylacetyl-CoA epoxidase subunit B encodes MSTDNQGPVWEVFVQTKPGKPFRHAGAVHAYDKSMAMENARDLYTRRSEGTALWVVKAEDIVASQPEDVGAFFDPANDKAYRHPTFYVMPEGAKHI; translated from the coding sequence ATGAGTACAGATAATCAAGGACCAGTTTGGGAAGTATTTGTTCAAACAAAACCAGGGAAACCATTTAGGCATGCAGGAGCAGTTCATGCTTATGACAAGAGTATGGCAATGGAAAATGCTAGAGACTTATATACACGTCGTTCAGAAGGAACAGCATTATGGGTGGTAAAAGCAGAAGATATTGTGGCTAGCCAACCAGAAGATGTAGGTGCTTTTTTCGATCCTGCTAATGATAAAGCATATCGCCATCCTACATTTTATGTAATGCCAGAAGGAGCAAAGCATATATAG
- the paaA gene encoding 1,2-phenylacetyl-CoA epoxidase subunit A, with the protein MMEDQKKLEEFQAKIDAGIKIEPKDWMPEKYRQTLVRQMSQHAHSEVIGMQPEGNWITRAPSLRAKKILMAKIQDEGGHGLYLYCAAETLGVSRDQYIQWLHEGKAKYASVFNYPSPTWADMGAIGWLVDGAAIVNQVSLQRTSYGPYSRAMVRICKEESFHQRQGYEIMAEMAKGTPEQKQMAQEALNRWWWPSLMMFGPHDKESANSGQSMKWGIKLESNDDLRQQFIDKTIPQAELIGLKVPDDNVELLPNGSYKTSDIDWDEFWNVIKGNGPCNAQRLKHHKKAHDDGAWVREAAAAYGKKQMELVG; encoded by the coding sequence ATTATGGAAGATCAAAAAAAGTTAGAAGAGTTTCAAGCGAAAATTGATGCAGGGATAAAAATAGAACCAAAAGATTGGATGCCAGAGAAATATAGACAAACATTAGTGCGTCAGATGTCTCAACATGCCCATTCTGAGGTGATAGGAATGCAACCTGAAGGAAACTGGATTACAAGAGCACCTAGCTTAAGAGCTAAGAAAATTTTGATGGCCAAAATTCAAGATGAAGGAGGGCATGGTTTGTATTTATATTGTGCTGCTGAAACTTTAGGGGTCTCAAGAGATCAATATATTCAGTGGTTACATGAGGGGAAAGCAAAATATGCAAGTGTATTTAACTACCCATCTCCAACTTGGGCAGATATGGGAGCTATTGGTTGGTTAGTTGACGGAGCTGCCATTGTAAATCAAGTCTCTTTACAACGAACATCTTATGGACCATATTCTAGAGCGATGGTTAGAATTTGTAAAGAAGAAAGTTTCCATCAACGTCAAGGTTATGAAATAATGGCTGAAATGGCTAAAGGGACTCCTGAGCAAAAACAAATGGCTCAAGAGGCATTAAATAGATGGTGGTGGCCTTCATTAATGATGTTTGGTCCTCATGATAAAGAATCTGCTAATTCTGGTCAATCAATGAAATGGGGAATTAAACTAGAATCGAACGATGATTTACGTCAACAGTTTATTGATAAAACAATTCCTCAAGCAGAATTAATTGGATTAAAGGTTCCAGATGATAATGTTGAGTTACTACCGAATGGATCTTATAAAACAAGTGATATTGATTGGGACGAATTTTGGAATGTTATCAAAGGAAACGGACCATGTAATGCGCAACGTTTAAAACACCATAAAAAAGCACATGATGATGGAGCATGGGTAAGAGAAGCTGCTGCTGCATATGGTAAAAAACAAATGGAATTAGTAGGGTAA
- a CDS encoding tryptophan 2,3-dioxygenase family protein codes for MERKEILEQIDKKYNDLGINPDVLLEGLLHGNPITYWDYIQTDALLGLQIQRTDQPDEMVFIMYHQINELLFKMVIWEIDQIANAEEITAEKFTKHLMRISRYFDMLSKSFDIMGDGMDVEQYMKFRNTLTPASGFQSAQYRMIEFCSTELINLIDYRFRKIIDRNTPFEYAFEYLYWQAAGKIPNSDKKTPLLQFFEDKYKVKLLRVMRNYNQTNLWTKFKSLPLKVREDIGLINAMRHYDHTVNVSWVMAHYNAAGKYLGDADATGGSPWRKYMHPKYQKRVFFPELWSKEEFDNWGITNLEGYEVLTDVPSFENDK; via the coding sequence ATGGAAAGAAAAGAAATATTGGAACAGATTGATAAAAAATACAACGATTTAGGAATAAATCCAGATGTATTGTTAGAAGGTTTGTTGCATGGCAACCCTATTACGTATTGGGATTATATCCAAACAGATGCCTTATTAGGTTTACAGATTCAACGTACTGATCAACCAGATGAAATGGTATTTATCATGTACCATCAAATCAATGAATTGCTATTTAAGATGGTAATTTGGGAAATCGATCAAATTGCGAATGCAGAAGAAATAACTGCTGAAAAATTTACCAAACACCTCATGCGTATTAGCCGTTATTTTGATATGTTATCAAAGTCGTTTGATATTATGGGAGATGGAATGGATGTGGAGCAGTATATGAAGTTTAGGAACACGTTAACTCCTGCAAGTGGATTCCAAAGTGCTCAATATAGAATGATTGAGTTTTGTTCAACAGAGTTAATTAACTTAATAGACTATCGTTTTAGAAAAATTATTGATAGAAATACTCCGTTTGAATATGCTTTTGAATACCTTTATTGGCAAGCAGCAGGCAAAATACCTAATTCAGATAAGAAAACGCCATTACTACAGTTTTTTGAAGATAAGTATAAAGTCAAGTTGTTACGTGTAATGCGTAATTATAACCAAACGAACTTATGGACCAAGTTTAAATCATTGCCACTAAAAGTAAGAGAAGATATTGGTTTAATAAATGCTATGCGTCATTATGACCATACAGTAAATGTCAGTTGGGTGATGGCACATTATAATGCAGCAGGAAAGTATTTAGGAGATGCTGATGCAACAGGCGGAAGCCCATGGAGAAAATATATGCATCCTAAATATCAAAAAAGGGTATTCTTCCCTGAGTTATGGTCAAAAGAAGAATTTGATAATTGGGGAATAACTAATTTAGAAGGATATGAAGTTTTGACTGATGTTCCTTCATTTGAAAATGATAAATAA
- a CDS encoding polymer-forming cytoskeletal protein, whose translation MKLRNIITLAVLFLGLASFGLAQDLRKGGSSFGRIESDGAVRIRGSIKGKFESNGSIRVSGSIKGRIESNGSIRKNGSIVGRVESNGDVRKSGSIVGRIESNGDIRKRGSIIGSARGVDKEQAAVIYFFDFFEIP comes from the coding sequence ATGAAGTTAAGAAATATAATAACATTAGCAGTGCTATTCTTAGGCTTAGCAAGTTTTGGTTTAGCTCAAGACTTAAGAAAAGGAGGTTCTAGTTTTGGGAGAATCGAATCAGATGGTGCTGTACGTATTAGAGGGAGTATCAAAGGTAAATTTGAATCAAATGGTTCAATACGTGTGAGTGGAAGTATAAAAGGTAGAATAGAATCGAACGGTAGTATTCGTAAAAATGGTTCAATTGTAGGAAGAGTGGAATCGAACGGTGATGTAAGGAAGAGTGGGAGTATTGTGGGAAGAATTGAGTCGAATGGAGATATTAGAAAAAGAGGAAGCATAATAGGTTCTGCTAGAGGGGTAGATAAAGAGCAAGCTGCTGTTATCTACTTTTTTGACTTTTTTGAAATCCCTTAA
- a CDS encoding OmpA family protein: protein MKRVWSIIVLLTNLLVINAYAQTIDSTNIDSLLQAKFDAHYSKTFTLEDSVFEAGSVLVEDVWFYDGRLHSVGKKQLDSLVLFLKKHQFKLKIVVHTDVRGNEMFNNALSKRRAESVMYYLISKGISESRLKSSGKGESALLISKEETLALPTKELQNKAHDLNRRTEFKIISID from the coding sequence ATGAAAAGAGTATGGAGTATCATTGTTTTACTAACCAATTTATTGGTTATAAATGCTTATGCTCAAACAATAGATTCTACCAATATCGATTCTTTATTACAAGCTAAGTTTGATGCACATTATTCGAAAACATTTACACTAGAAGATTCGGTGTTTGAAGCAGGGAGTGTTTTAGTTGAGGATGTTTGGTTTTATGATGGGAGGTTACATTCAGTAGGAAAAAAGCAACTTGATTCATTAGTTTTATTTTTAAAAAAACATCAATTTAAGTTAAAAATTGTTGTTCATACAGATGTAAGAGGTAATGAAATGTTTAATAACGCTTTGTCTAAAAGGAGAGCTGAAAGTGTAATGTATTATTTAATTTCAAAAGGCATTAGTGAATCTCGATTGAAGTCATCAGGAAAAGGTGAATCAGCTTTGTTAATTTCAAAAGAAGAAACCTTGGCATTACCAACAAAAGAACTACAAAATAAAGCACATGACTTAAACAGAAGAACAGAATTTAAAATAATAAGTATTGATTAA